From the genome of Chelonoidis abingdonii isolate Lonesome George chromosome 25, CheloAbing_2.0, whole genome shotgun sequence, one region includes:
- the TMEM200B gene encoding transmembrane protein 200B, giving the protein MTAGSAEASRAMRNQDPLEKKPLGPAPPPQRHRRRLRRKLPTEGAVKGQLRMRSPSGAFVMVGVFVVLVGMTIAVVGYWPHRGPHAAGPGARPGNSSGMGDMKKEVKGSAQGRYFPHSEKLKLIGPVIMGFGLFIVICANTMLYENRDMETRLLMQKGLYSMTLGLPQDCSQEDKYCQRRTSLSLLKANADCVEGCYEVDLSSSGFQSCSSPRNKWADCYRHNRLQTTAQLLHHKGVSPSLSLLSVRSDSGNSMEGNLNLSFTRGAESVISLAATARSLPVIKVNNCLIEKPSASPGAGDDREISLAEAPDEAPRLSWTLPPSGSSIFPRGDDLQGGHVVISIDNGPPSVAAVSETYLDPEGAENEFSSDVQLHNPGHSKSLDLGRPGVRLVMPIKDQKNRSWPRLDHISLVGYAKLESTGESSDRLLEQTDQQGRDEPSPRAQAVGTEMGSRV; this is encoded by the coding sequence ATGACAGCCGGCAGTGCCGAAGCCAGCAGAGCCATGAGAAATCAGGATCCTCTGGAGAAGAAGCCCCTgggacctgcccctcctccacagaGGCACAGACGTAGGTTGAGGCGCAAGCTGCCGACCGAGGGGGCCGTGAAGGGACAGCTCCGGATGCGCTCACCTTCCGGGGCCTTTGTGATGGTGGGTGTCTTTGTCGTCTTGGTCGGCATGACAATTGCCGTGGTGGGCTACTGGCCTCACCGGGGCCCACATGCAGCCGGGCCTGGGGCCAGGCCAGGTAACTCCAGCGGCATGGGGGACATGAAGAAGGAAGTGAAGGGCTCAGCCCAGGGCCGCTACTTCCCTCACAGTGAGAAGCTGAAGCTGATTGGCCCCGTCATCATGGGCTTCGGCCTCTTCATTGTCATCTGCGCCAACACCATGCTGTACGAGAACAGGGACATGGAGACCCGCCTGTTGATGCAGAAAGGCCTCTACTCCATGACCCTGGGCCTCCCCCAGGACTGCAGCCAGGAGGACAAGTACTGCCAGAGGAGGACTAGCTTGTCCCTCCTCAAGGCCAATGCTGACTGTGTCGAGGGCTGTTACGAGGTGGATCTCTCCTCCAGCGGCTTCCAATCCTGTTCCAGTCCCAGGAACAAATGGGCTGACTGCTACAGGCACAACAGGCTCCAGACAACGGCCCAGCTGCTCCATCACAAGGGGGTTTCCCCCTCCTTGTCCCTTCTCAGTGTCCGCTCAGACTCTGGCAACTCCATGGAGGGGAACCTCAATCTGTCCTTCACCCGCGGGGCAGAGTCGGTAATTTCCTTGGCTGCCACTGCCCGGTCACTTCCCGTCATCAAGGTGAACAACTGCCTCATTGAGAAGCCATCTGCATCTCCAGGGGCGGGTGACGACCGGGAGATCAGCCTGGCAGAGGCTCCGGATGAGGCACCGCGGCTCTCATGGACTCTCCCACCCAGCGGCAGCAGCATCTTCCCCAGAGGAGATGACCTCCAGGGTGGCCATGTCGTTATTAGCATAGACAACGGGCCTCCGTCCGTTGCTGCGGTGAGCGAGACGTACCTGGACCCAGAAGGCGCCGAGAACGAGTTCAGCTCAGATGTGCAGCTCCACAATCCGGGTCACTCCAAGTCGCTGGACCTGGGCAGGCCAGGCGTGCGGCTGGTGATGCCTATCAAAGACCAGAAGAACAGGAGTTGGCCTAGACTTGACCACATCAGCTTGGTGGGCTACGCCAAACTGGAAAGCACGGGCGAGTCCTCCGACAGGCTATTGGAGCAGACAGATCAGCAGGGCAGGGAcgagcccagccccagagcccaggCAGTGGGAACAGAGATGGGTTCAAGGGTCTGA